One part of the Lotus japonicus ecotype B-129 chromosome 2, LjGifu_v1.2 genome encodes these proteins:
- the LOC130740825 gene encoding uncharacterized protein LOC130740825, protein MTWTNERETRSSMLIHHLTTPHNSRLKSLPPYSNSKPPNPKPNEAIALPPNSPCEVPRPPHNHRTTTVAAAMSDSDFEDPPRDPPPAFLLHRPPLMHPSSASPLLKQRSWSPDVCRNEAWLRRKGNWKNRRTKSVTDEDVDELKACIELGFGFESSPEVELDRRLSDTLPALELYHAVNKSYSESRFHKPPTATAPSSSAASDRESTPSPISSPRTAIFGTDDDPQTVKTRLRQWAQVVACAVRQSSC, encoded by the exons ATGACGTGGACCAATGAAAGAGAGACAAGGTCTTCAATGTTGatccaccacctcaccacaccACACAACTCACGCCTTAAATCTCTTCCTCCCTATTCCAATTCAAAACCGCCGAACCCAAAACCTAACGAAGCCATAGCGCTCCCTCCCAACTCTCCGTGCGAGGTCCCTCGACCTCCGCACAACCACcgcaccaccaccgtcgccgccgccATGTCCGATTCCGATTTCGAAGATCCTCCACGCGATCCGCCACCAGCCTTCCTCCTCCACCGCCCCCCGCTCATGCATCCTTCCTCTGCCTCGCCGCTTCTAAAGCAGCGATCGTGGTCGCCGGATGTGTGCCGCAACGAGGCGTGGCTCCGCCGTAAAGGAAACTGGAAGAATCGCCGCACAAAGAGCGTGACGGATGAGGATGTTGATGAACTCAAGGCCTGCATTGAATTAGGCTTCGGATTTGAATCCTCACCTGAAGTAGAACTCGATCGCCGCCTCTCTGATACGTTACCTGCTCTTGAACTCTACCATGCCGTCAACAAAAGCTACAGTGAATCACGCTTCCATAAACCCCCAACCGCGACGGCGCCTTCTTCCTCCGCCGCCTCTGATCGCGAAAGTACACCTTCCCCAATCAGTAGTCCCCGCACCGCCATCTTTGGAACTG aTGATGATCCTCAAACGGTGAAGACACGGCTGAGGCAGTGGGCACAGGTGGTTGCTTGTGCGGTGCGCCAGAGTTCATGCTGA